A genomic stretch from Pochonia chlamydosporia 170 chromosome 4, whole genome shotgun sequence includes:
- a CDS encoding dihydrodipicolinate synthetase family protein (similar to Metarhizium acridum CQMa 102 XP_007815795.1), with amino-acid sequence MTASASASLQTNGYHNGVASPGGALEAGVFVPTVAFFTADDNIDEETTKAHAKRLARAGVAGLVTHGSNGEAVHLDHAERKLITRFTRTALEEVGKAHLPIIVGCGAQSTRETIQLCRDAGESGGTHALILPPSYYGGLLNTDLIIEHFRAVADASPVPLLIYNFPAPCGGLDLSSDTILTLAKHPNIVGVKLTCGNTGKLARIVAGTQGTSFRTYGGSADFIIQTLSVGGHGVIAGLANIAPVACNEVARLWSSGKVDEAVKMQGIVAGGDWAAIKGGFISVKSALQRYHGYGGLPRKPCTVPEGKALEAQMAEFQELVDLETKFGASA; translated from the coding sequence ATGACTGCATCAGCTTCGGCCAGCCTTCAGACGAATGGCTATCACAACGGTGTTGCCAGCCCTGGTGGTGCCTTGGAAGCCGGTGTCTTTGTACCAACGGTAGCTTTCTTCACGGCAGATGATAACATTGACGAAGAAACCACCAAAGCCCATGCCAAGCGTCTTGCCCGTGCCGGAGTCGCCGGTCTCGTAACCCATGGTTCCAACGGCGAAGCAGTTCACCTCGACCACGCTGAACGAAAATTGATTACACGCTTCACACGTACTGCCTTGGAAGAGGTTGGCAAGGCACACCTCCCCATCATCGTGGGCTGTGGTGCTCAATCAACTCGAGAGACGATACAGTTGTGTCGGGATGCTGGCGAATCTGGTGGCACCCACGCTCTCATCCTGCCACCCTCATACTATGGCGGGTTGTTGAACACGGATTTGATCATCGAACACTTCCGTGCTGTAGCCGATGCCAGCCCCGTCCCTCTTCTCATTTACAACTTCCCTGCTCCTTGTGGCGGACTGGATCTCAGCTCAGATACTATCCTTACTCTTGCTAAGCATCCCAATATTGTTGGTGTAAAACTCACATGCGGCAACACTGGCAAATTGGCCCGTATCGTTGCTGGTACCCAGGGTACTTCTTTCAGAACGTACGGCGGAAGTGCCGATTTCATTATTCAGACACTGTCTGTCGGTGGTCATGGCGTTATCGCTGGCCTGGCCAATATCGCCCCAGTTGCCTGCAATGAGGTTGCTCGGCTCTGGAGCAGTGGCAAAGTCGACGAAGCTGTCAAGATGCAGGGCATTGTCGCCGGCGGCGATTGGGCCGCCATCAAAGGAGGATTCATTTCTGTCAAGTCAGCCCTGCAGAGATATCACGGCTATGGAGGACTGCCTAGAAAGCCATGCACTGTTCCCGAGGGTAAAGCCCTTGAGGCTCAGATGGCCGAATTCCAGGAATTGGTCGATTTGGAAACCAAGTTTGGCGCTTCTGCGTAA